The following coding sequences lie in one Flavobacterium sediminis genomic window:
- a CDS encoding DMT family transporter, with protein sequence MSNNAIFKGVVLVGIGAISYGLLATFVKLAYKEDYTTAEVTLAQFIYGLVGVVILMAISKKKKKEKDPTTRRDITALIVAGTSLGLTSVFYYLCVKEINVSIAIVLLMQTVWMSVLLEAILDKKMPSPKTLIAVIIVLVGTLLATKIYNLQEFPGLLGIVWGLLAAASFTTTMYTANRIAVGTPNLKRSYYMLWGGTIVVLIFTFITQNTPFNWEIFTKWGILLALFGTIIPPVLMNAGFPKTGIGLGSIVSSLELPVSVSMAYFILNEKVEVWQWFGIFLILISIVIINLKTRK encoded by the coding sequence ATGTCAAACAATGCTATATTCAAAGGAGTTGTACTTGTAGGAATCGGAGCCATAAGTTATGGCCTTCTGGCTACTTTCGTAAAATTGGCCTATAAAGAAGATTATACTACGGCTGAAGTAACACTGGCACAATTCATTTACGGCTTAGTCGGTGTGGTTATTTTAATGGCAATTTCTAAAAAAAAGAAAAAAGAAAAAGATCCTACTACCCGAAGAGATATTACAGCATTAATAGTTGCCGGAACATCTCTGGGACTGACCAGTGTTTTCTATTATTTGTGTGTAAAAGAGATCAATGTTTCAATTGCTATTGTACTTTTAATGCAAACCGTATGGATGAGTGTTCTGCTGGAAGCTATTCTTGACAAAAAAATGCCATCTCCTAAAACTTTAATAGCGGTCATTATTGTTTTAGTCGGAACACTTTTGGCTACAAAAATTTACAACCTGCAAGAATTTCCGGGATTGCTTGGTATTGTTTGGGGATTACTGGCTGCTGCCTCATTCACCACGACCATGTATACTGCTAACCGGATAGCTGTCGGAACCCCTAATTTAAAAAGAAGTTATTACATGCTTTGGGGAGGAACGATTGTTGTTCTGATCTTTACTTTCATCACTCAGAATACTCCTTTCAATTGGGAAATCTTCACAAAGTGGGGAATTTTATTAGCACTGTTCGGTACTATAATCCCACCTGTTCTGATGAATGCAGGTTTTCCTAAGACCGGCATCGGACTGGGAAGTATTGTGTCATCACTTGAACTTCCTGTCTCTGTCTCTATGGCTTACTTTATTTTAAATGAAAAAGTAGAGGTCTGGCAATGGTTCGGAATCTTTTTAATCCTTATCTCAATTGTGATTATAAACTTAAAAACCCGAAAATAG
- a CDS encoding cation:proton antiporter domain-containing protein, with protein MPFYSLSQNAIHLPGLITDLGLILITASIAVIIFKKLKQPLVLGYLVAGFLAGNNFHFFPTVEKTHDVSIWAEIGVIFLLFSLGLEFSFKKLTKVGGTASITALTQIVCMVLLGYTVGQLMGWTNMDSLFLGVILSISSTTIILKAFEELGVKSQKFAGNVIGSLIVQDILAILMMVLLSTVAVSSQFSGSELIFAILKLIFFLILWFILGIFFIPSFLNKAKHLLTDEMLLIISIALCLLMVIFAASAGFSPGLGAFIMGSIIAETTESEHIEKLIKPVKDLFGAIFFVSVGMLINPQTLVTYYVPVIILTLVTIFGQSISSTIGSLLSGQPLKQSIQAGMSLSQIGEFSFIIATLGLSLKVTQDFLYPVVVAVSAITTFTTPYMIKFSTPFAAFVEDKLPKRWVKQIERYSAYTQAIKPTSLWKSYIFDYTRQVTINTVLAVAIILLSRFYLLPFTEELKLPFSSIITALVTLMFLLPFLWAISLKRINKEAVQSLIQERKYRGAIIIMFIARMLLSVFLIGFMLNKIISPFFGIIMFFLAIFVYITYTKQINQFYYRLEDHFLKNFKENGKESKPKIERQNLTPWDGHIASFVVPCDSVFSGHTIEDLKIRERFGINIAFIKRENKTVYIPSKTELIYPQDELHVIGTDLQVNEFKKYLENHLISTDNSDMEIVLWKLDIKNTSFVNKSIKDSLIREETNGIIVGVEHNGHRMLNPKSSYILHDSDVVWIVGDKNKIKSFIEE; from the coding sequence ATGCCGTTTTATAGTTTATCACAAAATGCAATTCATTTACCCGGACTAATCACTGACTTGGGCCTGATCCTGATTACCGCAAGTATTGCTGTAATTATTTTCAAGAAGCTAAAACAACCATTAGTCTTGGGATATCTGGTTGCAGGTTTTTTAGCCGGTAATAATTTTCATTTTTTTCCGACAGTAGAAAAAACACACGATGTTTCCATCTGGGCAGAAATAGGTGTTATCTTCCTTTTATTCAGTTTAGGGCTAGAATTCAGTTTTAAGAAACTAACAAAAGTAGGCGGAACAGCTTCTATTACGGCATTAACACAAATTGTCTGTATGGTCCTTTTAGGTTATACAGTTGGACAACTAATGGGCTGGACTAATATGGACAGTTTGTTTTTAGGTGTCATTCTATCTATTTCGTCTACCACCATCATTTTAAAAGCATTTGAAGAATTAGGTGTGAAGAGCCAGAAATTTGCCGGAAATGTTATCGGTTCACTGATCGTTCAGGATATTTTAGCCATTTTAATGATGGTCTTACTTTCCACTGTTGCTGTAAGTAGTCAGTTTTCAGGAAGCGAATTAATCTTTGCTATCTTGAAGCTGATCTTCTTTTTAATCTTATGGTTTATTTTAGGAATCTTTTTTATCCCTAGTTTCCTCAATAAAGCCAAACATCTTTTAACGGACGAAATGCTCCTGATCATATCTATCGCACTTTGTTTATTAATGGTCATCTTTGCTGCCAGTGCTGGGTTCTCACCCGGATTAGGTGCTTTCATCATGGGATCTATTATCGCTGAAACAACCGAATCAGAACATATTGAAAAATTGATCAAACCTGTAAAAGACCTTTTCGGTGCAATTTTCTTTGTTTCAGTCGGAATGCTTATCAATCCGCAAACCTTAGTTACCTACTATGTTCCGGTAATTATTTTGACTTTAGTTACCATTTTCGGGCAATCCATAAGTTCTACGATTGGTTCTCTTCTTTCCGGACAACCTTTAAAACAATCCATACAGGCTGGTATGAGTTTATCCCAAATAGGAGAATTTTCATTTATCATTGCTACTTTAGGCTTATCACTAAAAGTAACTCAGGACTTTTTATATCCGGTAGTAGTTGCCGTTTCTGCAATCACTACTTTTACAACGCCTTACATGATTAAGTTCTCTACCCCGTTTGCCGCTTTTGTTGAAGACAAACTTCCTAAAAGATGGGTAAAACAAATTGAACGATACAGTGCCTATACCCAAGCAATAAAACCGACAAGCCTTTGGAAATCTTATATCTTTGATTACACAAGACAGGTAACCATCAATACCGTTTTAGCTGTTGCTATTATTTTATTATCCCGTTTTTATTTGCTTCCCTTTACCGAAGAACTTAAATTACCTTTCAGTTCCATCATTACAGCTTTGGTTACTCTGATGTTTTTATTGCCGTTTTTATGGGCGATCTCTTTGAAGCGTATCAATAAAGAAGCTGTTCAGAGTTTAATTCAGGAACGAAAATACAGAGGTGCTATAATTATAATGTTCATCGCGAGAATGCTGCTTTCTGTATTTTTGATCGGTTTTATGCTTAATAAGATCATCTCGCCTTTCTTTGGCATTATAATGTTCTTTCTGGCTATATTCGTTTACATTACCTATACAAAACAGATCAATCAGTTCTATTATCGTCTGGAAGATCATTTTCTGAAAAATTTCAAAGAGAACGGAAAAGAAAGCAAACCTAAAATCGAACGTCAGAACCTTACACCCTGGGATGGTCACATAGCGTCTTTTGTTGTTCCGTGCGATTCTGTTTTCAGCGGTCATACTATAGAAGACTTAAAGATCAGGGAGCGATTCGGAATTAACATTGCTTTCATTAAACGAGAAAACAAAACCGTATACATTCCTTCAAAAACGGAACTCATTTATCCTCAAGATGAATTGCACGTGATCGGAACGGATTTACAAGTCAATGAGTTCAAAAAATATTTAGAGAACCACCTCATATCCACAGACAATTCTGATATGGAAATTGTACTTTGGAAACTGGATATTAAAAACACTTCTTTCGTTAACAAAAGTATTAAAGACTCTCTCATACGAGAAGAAACGAACGGAATTATCGTTGGAGTAGAACACAATGGTCATCGCATGCTAAATCCTAAATCAAGCTATATCCTTCACGATAGCGATGTCGTTTGGATCGTTGGCGACAAAAACAAAATTAAATCCTTTATTGAAGAATGA
- a CDS encoding aldo/keto reductase — MEFRKLGETDLAVSAITFGAWAAGGWMWGKTEHNDAVEAIKAAYDLGVTSIDTAPIYGQGTSEEIVGEAIKGIARDKVQILTKFGMRWDLAKGDFAFKSQKNNGEPIAIYKYAGKESVIKECEDSLKRLGTDYIDLYQIHWPESTTPITETFEAVERLIEQGKIRYTGVCNYTAAQMAEAEKVVKLASNQIPFSMVNRDVEKETVPYCIEHNKSVLAYSPLERGLLTGKMKPGYQFQEGDHRAQNKFFTDESITKTNAFLAKIKPLADEKGATLAQLVLRWTIERPGITIALAGARNAEQSVQNAKAITIKLTTEEIAFINKELEQAGL, encoded by the coding sequence ATGGAATTCAGAAAACTAGGAGAAACAGATTTAGCCGTTTCTGCAATTACTTTTGGAGCATGGGCTGCCGGAGGATGGATGTGGGGCAAAACCGAACATAACGATGCTGTCGAAGCAATTAAAGCTGCTTATGATCTAGGCGTAACCTCTATTGATACGGCTCCCATTTACGGGCAGGGAACCAGTGAAGAAATCGTTGGAGAAGCTATAAAAGGAATTGCCCGTGACAAAGTACAGATTCTGACAAAATTCGGAATGCGCTGGGATCTGGCTAAAGGAGATTTCGCTTTTAAAAGTCAAAAGAACAACGGTGAACCTATTGCTATTTATAAATACGCCGGAAAAGAAAGTGTTATCAAAGAATGTGAAGACAGTTTGAAAAGGCTGGGTACTGATTATATTGACCTGTACCAAATACACTGGCCGGAAAGCACAACACCTATCACAGAAACTTTTGAAGCCGTAGAACGTTTAATTGAACAAGGAAAAATACGTTATACCGGGGTATGCAATTACACTGCTGCGCAAATGGCTGAAGCTGAAAAAGTCGTTAAATTAGCATCCAATCAAATTCCATTCAGTATGGTAAATCGTGATGTGGAAAAAGAAACTGTACCCTATTGCATAGAACACAATAAATCCGTTTTAGCTTATAGTCCGTTAGAAAGAGGTTTACTAACCGGAAAAATGAAACCCGGTTATCAGTTTCAAGAAGGGGATCACAGGGCTCAAAACAAGTTTTTCACAGATGAAAGTATTACTAAAACTAATGCTTTTTTAGCGAAAATAAAACCTCTAGCTGATGAGAAAGGCGCTACTTTAGCCCAATTGGTCTTACGTTGGACCATAGAACGCCCGGGAATCACTATTGCATTAGCCGGAGCCAGAAATGCGGAACAATCCGTTCAAAACGCAAAAGCGATTACTATTAAACTTACTACTGAGGAAATTGCTTTTATCAATAAAGAATTAGAACAAGCCGGTTTATAA
- the aqpZ gene encoding aquaporin Z translates to MKKLFAEFFGTFWLVFGGCGSALFAAGIPDLGIGYAGVALAFGLTVLTMAYAVGHISGGHFNPAVTLGLWAGGRFDPKKIIPYIIAQCIGAIAAAGILYLILSGKDDFAIDATQAGAFASNGYGDFSPHGYPLMSAFVAEFILTFFFLLVIIGATDKLANTKFAGIAIGLALTLIHLISIPITNTSVNPARSLSQAVFVGGEPLSQVWLFWIAPVFGALIAGIVYKNLLQNNT, encoded by the coding sequence ATGAAAAAATTATTTGCAGAATTCTTCGGAACATTTTGGTTAGTGTTCGGAGGTTGTGGTAGCGCCCTTTTTGCAGCCGGAATCCCTGATCTGGGTATTGGTTATGCCGGAGTAGCATTAGCTTTCGGGTTAACAGTCTTAACCATGGCTTATGCTGTTGGACATATTTCCGGAGGTCATTTCAATCCTGCTGTAACACTTGGTCTATGGGCCGGAGGTCGCTTTGATCCCAAAAAAATTATCCCCTACATCATTGCTCAATGTATAGGTGCCATTGCGGCGGCCGGAATATTGTATCTGATTTTATCAGGTAAAGATGATTTTGCAATAGACGCTACACAAGCCGGAGCATTTGCTTCAAACGGTTACGGAGACTTTTCACCGCATGGTTATCCTTTGATGAGTGCTTTCGTTGCTGAATTTATTTTAACCTTTTTTTTCTTATTAGTCATCATAGGTGCCACTGATAAACTTGCCAATACAAAATTTGCAGGGATCGCCATAGGGTTAGCCTTAACACTAATTCATTTAATTTCCATTCCTATTACTAATACATCTGTAAATCCTGCCCGTTCACTTTCGCAAGCTGTTTTTGTCGGTGGCGAACCATTAAGCCAAGTTTGGCTCTTTTGGATCGCACCTGTTTTCGGAGCTCTCATTGCCGGAATTGTTTATAAAAATCTATTGCAAAATAATACATAA
- a CDS encoding alpha-ketoglutarate-dependent dioxygenase AlkB family protein, translating into MSLFGNEKIILPLPDATFEYYPNFLSAETANRLFAKLYKETPWQQDKITVFGKTHLQPRLTALYGNEGRLYGYSDILMKPHPWTTTLMFIKDEVEALTHQRFTSVLLNLYRNEKDSNGWHADDEKELGRDPFIASVSLGAERTFQIKHNTNKEIKQSLTLNHGSLLLMKEGSQIHYKHQLPKSSKPQKTRINLTFRTIF; encoded by the coding sequence ATGAGTTTGTTTGGAAACGAAAAAATAATACTGCCTCTTCCGGATGCCACATTTGAGTATTATCCGAATTTCTTAAGTGCAGAAACAGCCAACCGACTATTTGCAAAGCTTTATAAAGAAACGCCTTGGCAACAAGACAAGATTACTGTTTTTGGTAAAACACACCTTCAACCCAGACTAACGGCACTTTACGGAAATGAAGGAAGACTTTATGGCTATTCTGATATTCTTATGAAGCCGCATCCTTGGACCACTACACTTATGTTTATTAAAGATGAAGTAGAAGCATTAACTCATCAGAGATTTACCAGTGTACTCCTAAACCTGTACCGCAATGAAAAAGACAGCAATGGCTGGCATGCAGACGATGAAAAGGAACTGGGGAGAGATCCTTTTATTGCTTCAGTAAGTCTGGGAGCAGAAAGAACATTTCAGATAAAGCACAATACAAACAAAGAAATTAAGCAAAGCCTGACACTTAACCACGGTAGCCTCTTACTCATGAAAGAAGGAAGCCAAATTCATTACAAACACCAACTTCCCAAATCCTCTAAACCTCAAAAAACAAGAATAAATTTAACTTTTCGAACTATTTTTTAA
- a CDS encoding DUF4369 domain-containing protein, which translates to MKKVILFGLGLLAFVACNKQEQNGNVHLTGDIKGLSQGKLFIKKLQDTTLVTIDSINFKGNSNFDTAFDLESPEVIYLFLDRGQTNSIDNSLAVFAEPGNITINTSLNEFYRSAKVKGSKNHDLWKKFDSLNSKFTDANLELITKRLQNEIDFNQKTHDSIEDAYQKLLVRKYRYVANFAATHGDYEIAPYLALTEIPDIALPYLDTVAKKMTPKVAESKYGKFLKEHIEERKKSEQ; encoded by the coding sequence ATGAAAAAAGTTATTCTTTTCGGATTAGGTCTATTGGCTTTCGTTGCCTGCAACAAACAAGAACAAAACGGTAATGTTCATCTTACAGGTGATATAAAAGGTTTAAGCCAGGGAAAATTATTCATTAAAAAACTTCAAGACACTACTTTAGTTACTATTGATAGTATCAATTTTAAAGGAAATTCTAATTTTGATACGGCTTTTGATCTGGAATCACCTGAAGTAATTTATTTATTTCTGGATCGCGGTCAAACCAATTCTATAGACAACAGTCTGGCTGTTTTTGCTGAACCTGGAAACATTACCATCAATACTTCTTTAAACGAATTCTATAGAAGTGCGAAAGTAAAAGGTTCTAAAAACCATGATCTATGGAAAAAATTTGATTCCTTAAATTCTAAATTTACAGATGCTAATCTGGAATTGATTACTAAGAGACTTCAAAACGAAATCGATTTTAATCAAAAAACACACGATAGCATTGAAGATGCTTACCAAAAACTATTGGTTCGCAAATACCGCTACGTAGCTAATTTTGCCGCAACTCATGGTGACTATGAAATAGCGCCTTATTTAGCATTAACTGAAATTCCGGATATTGCTTTACCTTATTTAGATACAGTTGCTAAAAAAATGACTCCGAAAGTAGCTGAGTCTAAATATGGTAAATTTTTAAAAGAACATATTGAAGAACGTAAAAAATCAGAACAATAA
- a CDS encoding 6-pyruvoyl trahydropterin synthase family protein — MRATVSRKAHFNAAHRLYRKDWSMEKNESVFGKCNNPNFHGHNYELVVSVTGQIDVETGFVMDIKILADLIKEHIEEAFDHKNLNMDVEEFKDLNPTAENIAVVIWNKLRSLISTDKELEVTLYETPRNFVTYKGE, encoded by the coding sequence ATGAGAGCTACTGTTTCCAGAAAAGCCCATTTTAATGCTGCGCACCGCTTGTACCGCAAAGATTGGTCTATGGAAAAAAACGAATCCGTTTTTGGAAAATGCAACAATCCGAACTTCCATGGGCACAATTACGAACTGGTTGTAAGTGTAACCGGACAAATAGATGTAGAAACCGGCTTTGTAATGGATATAAAAATTCTGGCCGATCTGATTAAGGAACACATAGAAGAAGCTTTTGACCATAAGAATCTAAATATGGATGTAGAGGAGTTCAAAGACTTAAACCCTACAGCCGAAAATATAGCCGTCGTTATCTGGAATAAACTGAGATCTTTGATCAGTACAGATAAAGAATTGGAAGTAACTTTATATGAAACCCCAAGAAATTTTGTAACCTATAAAGGCGAATAA
- a CDS encoding M61 family metallopeptidase, translated as MKKIILTLALVGMFWSCKPTQTSVKNEVDVTIDLVNVKDDKVMVTTVPPTITTETVTFHIPKTVPGTYSEDDYGRFIEGFKAFDAKGNTLSVGKIDENSYTISDAKKLAKITYWVNDTFDTETGAGFGNSEDVFSPAGTNIKAGENFMLNTHGFVGYFDEKTETPYKLVVQHPDNLLGVSAMNDADNSDTSDLFTTTRYASLVENPIMYSKPDFTEFMVDDMKIIISVYSPTGKYTAKDITPNMENMMKAQKRFLGKMNTTKKYAILLYLSDVRAQDAKGFGALEHPTSTTVVMPEMMGLEMLQEQLKDVVSHEFFHIVTPLTVHSNEIQYFDFNQPQMSEHLWMYEGVTEYFANLFQVNQGLITEDEFFERMSQKILQSKQMDDKMSFTKMSKNVFEQPYKDQYVNVYQKGALIAMCVDIIIREKSNGERGILDLMNKLSKEYGTTKAFKDNELFAKITALTYPEVGAFLNKYVAGETPIPYDEYFAKMGVTEATLQIDGNPFLKGQVPYITVDPSTKEIKILPNIELNAFMTSLGIKNGDIIKAVDGKEYNLDNVYDLVLGSMNWKDGDDIAVTIKRDGKEQVLKGKITLPKESKEGYQVTDESKKALREAWLKG; from the coding sequence ATGAAAAAAATAATTCTTACACTAGCATTGGTAGGCATGTTCTGGAGTTGTAAACCAACTCAAACTTCTGTAAAAAATGAAGTTGATGTTACCATTGACCTAGTAAATGTAAAAGATGATAAAGTAATGGTAACGACTGTCCCTCCGACCATTACAACTGAAACAGTTACGTTTCATATCCCTAAAACTGTTCCGGGAACTTATTCTGAAGATGATTACGGAAGATTCATCGAAGGATTTAAAGCTTTTGATGCTAAAGGAAACACACTTAGTGTAGGCAAAATCGACGAAAACTCATATACTATTTCTGATGCTAAAAAATTAGCCAAAATAACGTATTGGGTAAATGACACATTTGATACTGAGACCGGAGCCGGTTTCGGAAACTCTGAAGATGTGTTTTCACCTGCCGGAACTAACATCAAAGCCGGAGAGAATTTCATGCTTAACACACATGGCTTTGTGGGCTATTTCGATGAAAAAACAGAAACTCCTTATAAATTAGTGGTACAACATCCGGATAATTTATTAGGTGTATCTGCTATGAATGATGCAGACAACAGCGACACTTCTGACTTGTTCACTACTACTCGTTATGCCAGCTTAGTAGAAAATCCGATCATGTACTCTAAACCTGATTTTACAGAATTTATGGTTGATGACATGAAGATTATCATTAGTGTATATTCTCCGACAGGAAAATACACTGCTAAAGACATTACGCCTAACATGGAAAACATGATGAAAGCACAAAAACGTTTCTTAGGTAAAATGAATACGACTAAGAAATATGCGATCTTATTGTACCTGTCAGATGTAAGAGCACAAGATGCTAAAGGATTCGGTGCATTAGAACACCCGACATCTACTACTGTTGTAATGCCGGAAATGATGGGATTGGAAATGTTACAGGAACAATTAAAAGATGTTGTATCCCACGAATTCTTCCACATCGTAACTCCTTTAACGGTTCATTCAAACGAAATTCAATACTTCGACTTCAACCAACCGCAAATGTCAGAGCACTTATGGATGTATGAAGGAGTAACAGAATACTTTGCTAACTTGTTTCAAGTGAACCAAGGTTTAATTACAGAAGATGAATTCTTTGAAAGAATGTCTCAAAAAATTCTTCAATCCAAACAAATGGATGATAAAATGAGTTTTACTAAAATGAGTAAAAACGTTTTTGAACAACCTTATAAAGATCAATATGTAAATGTTTATCAAAAAGGGGCTTTAATTGCTATGTGTGTTGATATTATCATTCGCGAAAAAAGCAATGGTGAAAGAGGCATTTTAGACCTTATGAACAAACTCTCTAAAGAGTATGGAACTACTAAAGCTTTTAAAGACAACGAACTGTTTGCTAAAATAACAGCTTTAACGTATCCTGAAGTAGGTGCTTTCTTAAACAAATACGTAGCCGGAGAAACTCCGATACCTTATGATGAGTATTTTGCAAAAATGGGAGTTACCGAAGCTACTTTGCAAATTGACGGAAACCCTTTCTTAAAAGGACAAGTTCCATATATCACTGTTGATCCGTCAACAAAAGAGATCAAAATCTTACCGAATATTGAGCTGAATGCTTTCATGACCTCTTTAGGTATTAAAAACGGAGATATCATTAAAGCAGTTGATGGTAAAGAATATAACCTTGACAATGTATACGATCTTGTTTTAGGCAGTATGAACTGGAAAGATGGCGACGACATTGCCGTTACGATCAAAAGAGACGGAAAAGAACAAGTTCTAAAAGGCAAAATTACTTTACCTAAAGAAAGTAAAGAAGGATATCAGGTAACTGACGAAAGCAAAAAAGCATTACGTGAAGCTTGGTTAAAAGGGTAA
- a CDS encoding TIGR03643 family protein, with protein MKKRKISEFDNQTIERIVNMAQEERRPFETIKEEFGVSENEVTELMRTKLSKESFEVWKKKATANKPKPKPQRFNDIEDDDLDSKYYFKNKF; from the coding sequence ATGAAAAAAAGAAAGATTTCAGAATTTGACAATCAAACGATAGAAAGAATTGTCAATATGGCTCAAGAGGAACGTAGACCTTTTGAAACAATTAAAGAAGAATTCGGTGTTTCTGAAAATGAAGTAACGGAATTGATGCGAACAAAACTTTCTAAAGAGAGTTTTGAAGTGTGGAAGAAAAAAGCGACAGCTAACAAACCTAAACCTAAACCTCAACGATTTAATGACATTGAAGATGACGACTTAGACAGCAAATACTATTTTAAAAATAAATTTTAA
- a CDS encoding type I phosphomannose isomerase catalytic subunit, giving the protein MKAYPIQFEAILKERIWGGTKLKDYLNKPIISEITGESWEISTVPGDISVVANGDLKGRNLNEIIADFPKEILGERVLENFGQQFPLLFKFIDAREDLSIQLHPNDELAKKRHNSFGKTEMWYVMQAEEQSRLVVGFKKASNQKEYVQHLENNSLLELLEEIPVKAGDVFFLETGTIHAIGSGVLIAEIQQTSDVTYRLYDWGRVDAEGKSRELHTELALEAINYELTPSKITYTANENQATELVHCPYFNTDALPVDGTVKWKSHEGSFTVFMCAEGKVTFTVEGVTYTYQKGDTVLIPAEISSIVIEGKATLLEIFL; this is encoded by the coding sequence ATGAAAGCTTATCCTATTCAATTTGAAGCAATTTTAAAAGAACGAATTTGGGGAGGAACCAAATTAAAAGATTACTTGAATAAACCCATTATTTCTGAGATTACCGGCGAAAGTTGGGAGATATCGACTGTTCCCGGTGATATAAGTGTTGTGGCAAATGGCGATTTGAAAGGTCGGAATCTCAATGAGATCATAGCCGATTTCCCGAAAGAGATCTTAGGAGAAAGAGTTTTAGAGAATTTCGGACAGCAGTTTCCGTTGCTGTTCAAATTCATTGATGCCCGTGAAGATCTGTCTATTCAATTGCATCCCAATGATGAGTTGGCTAAAAAGCGTCATAATTCTTTTGGTAAGACCGAAATGTGGTATGTAATGCAGGCTGAAGAACAATCACGTTTAGTGGTTGGGTTTAAAAAAGCAAGTAATCAGAAAGAATATGTACAACATTTGGAAAATAATTCATTGTTAGAGTTATTGGAAGAAATTCCGGTAAAGGCAGGTGATGTATTCTTTTTAGAAACCGGAACCATTCATGCTATCGGGTCAGGTGTTTTAATCGCTGAAATTCAGCAAACCAGTGATGTGACGTATCGTTTATATGATTGGGGCAGAGTAGATGCCGAAGGAAAATCCAGAGAATTGCATACAGAATTAGCGTTAGAAGCAATTAATTATGAACTGACGCCTTCAAAGATCACGTATACAGCAAATGAGAATCAAGCTACAGAATTAGTACACTGTCCTTATTTCAATACCGATGCTTTACCGGTGGATGGAACAGTAAAATGGAAATCGCATGAAGGTTCTTTTACTGTTTTTATGTGTGCAGAAGGAAAAGTTACATTCACTGTCGAGGGTGTAACGTATACATATCAAAAAGGAGATACAGTACTGATACCGGCTGAAATATCTTCAATAGTTATAGAAGGTAAGGCAACTTTGTTAGAAATTTTTCTATAA
- the idi gene encoding isopentenyl-diphosphate Delta-isomerase — MKEEKVILVDQNDKPVGLMEKIEAHERALLHRAFSVFVLNDKNQVLLQQRAKSKYHSPLLWTNTCCSHQRPEETNVEAGKRRLKEEMGFEVELKELFHFIYKAPFDNGLTEHELDHVMIGRFDGEPKINPEEVESWKWMAIDDIKEDLQLNPEMYTVWFKIIFDEFYHHLESHKV; from the coding sequence ATGAAAGAAGAAAAAGTAATATTGGTTGACCAAAACGACAAACCGGTCGGACTTATGGAAAAAATAGAAGCTCATGAAAGAGCTTTGTTACATAGGGCTTTTTCCGTTTTTGTATTGAATGATAAGAATCAGGTTTTACTTCAGCAACGAGCAAAGTCAAAATACCATTCTCCCTTATTATGGACCAATACTTGTTGTAGTCACCAGCGACCGGAAGAAACCAATGTAGAAGCCGGAAAGAGAAGGCTGAAAGAAGAAATGGGATTTGAGGTAGAGTTGAAGGAGTTATTCCATTTTATTTATAAAGCACCATTTGATAACGGTTTAACAGAACACGAACTGGATCATGTTATGATCGGTAGATTTGACGGAGAGCCGAAGATAAATCCCGAAGAAGTGGAAAGTTGGAAATGGATGGCAATAGATGATATTAAGGAAGATCTGCAGCTAAATCCTGAAATGTATACCGTTTGGTTCAAGATAATTTTTGATGAATTTTACCATCACTTAGAAAGTCATAAAGTTTAA